A stretch of the Acyrthosiphon pisum isolate AL4f chromosome A2, pea_aphid_22Mar2018_4r6ur, whole genome shotgun sequence genome encodes the following:
- the LOC100169471 gene encoding uncharacterized protein LOC100169471 translates to MDGEIAAAAAGADDEIPAKVPLNLNVEETVGGCGSDSGVDVTPAVSCDSSLASGCYDPCKSPLGPFSPTETGGPSSLPCYPTAISYSRPSTPTWRRSADRQPCKLPGSMSSSFHFETARNSPPRVEPPKKTDLNAAAKQSKVSTVKKLVSTYDMVKSLDKFATLPRRRRKSKENLAVTSATPAGTTVAPTTPREPSLNRAASLRRKHIEQGALAHLNGVGSGGGGIGSGTIAGTTLPVKPALPKSTRPPPVASRTKIYHEVCSQTYLTSEDITKVLSGSILPPVENRVETNDAEVQVDLVEKRINALETELKEKTEQLDCRTKKFNEQQECLKNLQERLNHDDLDTCRQIDAYSLRLCNIFQINNCLDPSPSNILEILENQVTTTSSVINEQQKELNHLKTLCTSLHRDLEKSYAAQKSLLQANQASEMESSEIQDFLQAEKAMLSDTIKELEKEVKDYKEQLVVKGKEASKTMDQCTHLVRISEQRRQENLSLQAKMRVMENKSRELLQQQEATVSSAVVGLSGLGGRLDALLDRLVKSYSISEVDIEDEVYFNEAYTNGDSSSDSEQINSSSNKSDSKSLMSAIVSAIKSAPTNWHKGKIDKNFTASTKSQESPCSPKPPCSPKKRLQTSESMKELQRTYHSPICKRNGSTGDLLSQNDSLDDCSDLQSAESESLNNLSEAIVARQQLELSMNNTSTGNFDFEFLEDFRAPDADLLDQVIDLDNTVTKLLKVITLVQTNSKEQHLHAERHEIKYTNGVNGKSRQYSSQSSLIHDSDESSYKLPPIVPMQELNSSSPKALNGIM, encoded by the exons ATGGACGGCGAGATCGCTGCAGCCGCCGCCGGCGCGGACGATGAGATACCCGCCAAGGTCCCGTTGAACTTGAACGTCGAGGAAACAGTGGGAGGTTGTGGTAGTGACAGCGGTGTGGACGTGACACCGGCCGTGTCATGTGACTCAAGCCTAGCGTCAGGCTGTTACGACCCCTGCAAGAGCCCGCTGGGTCCGTTCAGTCCGACCGAAACTGGTGGCCCGTCCTCGTTACCCTGTTACCCGACCGCCATCAGCTACAGCAGGCCGTCAACGCCGACTTGGCGAAGGTCCGCTGATCGGCAGCCGTGCAAGCTACCGGGAAGCATGTCGTCGTCGTTCCACTTTGAGACAGCCAGGAACAGCCCGCCCAGAGTGGAGCCGCCGAAGAAGACCGACCTGAATGCGGCAGCCAAACAGTCCAAGGTCTCGACGGTCAAGAAGTTAGTCAGCACGTACGACATGGTCAAATCGCTGGACAAGTTCGCCACGTTACCCAGGCGGAGAAGGAAGTCCAAGGAAAATCTCGCGGTCACCTCTGCTACGCCGGCTGGTACCACGGTCGCCCCTACGACGCCCAGGGAACCCAGTCTAAATCGGGCGGCCAGTCTGAGGAGAAAGCACATCGAACAGGGTGCTCTCGCCCACCTCAACGGTGTTGgaagtggtggtggtggtattGGTAGTGGTACTATTGCCGGTACCACATTGCCGGTGAAACCAGCTCTTCCAAAATCCACTAGGCCGCCACCGGTTGCCTCCAGGACGAAGATATACCACGAGGTGTGCTCGCAGACCTACCTGACTAGCGAAGACATCACTAAAGTGTTATCGGGCAGTATATTGCCTCCGGTCGAAAACAGGGTTGAAACTAATGACGCCGAAGTACAG GTCGATTTAGTGGAGAAAAGGATCAATGCACTTGAGACTGAGCTAAAGGAAAAGACTGAACAATTAGACTGtagaacaaaaaaattcaatgaacAACAAGAGTGCCTTAAAAATTTACAAGAACGGCTGAATCATGATGATTTGGACACATGTAGACAAATTGATGCTTATAGTCTTCGACTAtgcaacatttttcaaataaata ATTGCTTGGATCCATCGCCTTCAAATATCTTAGAAATATTGGAGAATCAAGTGACTACCACTTCCTCGGTGATCAATGAACAGCAAAAAGAACTCAACCACCTTAAAACTCTTTGCACTTCTTTACATAGA GATTTAGAAAAGAGCTATGCAGCTCAAAAGTCACTTTTACAAGCAAATCAAGCTTCTGAGATGGAATCCTCTGAAATTCAAGACTTTTTGCAAGCTGAGAAGGCTATGCTTTCAGACACAATTAAGGAACTAGAAAAAGAA GTCAAGGATTACAAAGAACAATTGGTTGTAAAAGGGAAAGAGGCTTCCAAAACTATGGATCAATGTACACATTTAGTACGGATATCTGAACAACGAAGACAAGAGAATTTGTCACTACAAGCAAAAATGCGTGTAATGGAAAATAAAAGTCGTGAATTATTACAACAACAAGAAGCAACTGTGTCAAGTGCTGTTGTAGGTCTGTCTGGATTAGGCGGTCGTCTCGATGCACTGTTGGATAGACTCGTAAAATCTTATTCCATTTCAGAAGTTGATATTgaa GATGAAGTATACTTCAATGAAGCATATACAAATGGAGACAGCAGCAGTGATTCTGAACAAATCAATAGTTCATCCAATAAGTCTGACTCCAAAAGCCTTATGTCTGCTATTGTGTCTGCTATTAAATCAGCACCAACTAACTGGCATAAAGGGAAAATCGATAAAAACTTTACAG CCAGTACAAAATCCCAAGAATCTCCATGTTCTCCTAAACCACCATGTTCTCCTAAGAAACGTCTACAAACGTCAGAATCTATGAAAGAATTACAAAGAACATATCATTCTCCCATTTGTAAACGAAACGGATCAACTGGTGACCTATTATCACAAAATGATTCCTTAGACG ATTGTAGTGATTTACAATCGGCCGAAAGTGAATCCCTGAATAATCTGTCAGAGGCCATAGTAGCTAGACAACAATTGGAGTTGAGCATGAACAATACTAGCACTGGAAactttgattttgaatttttggagGACTTCCGAGCACCAGATGCTGATCTCTTAGACCAAGTGATTGACTTGGACAATACGGTCACCAAGTTGTTGAAAGTCATCACTCTTGTTCAAACAAACAGCAAAGAACAACATCTACATGCAGAGag acatgAAATCAAATACACAAATGGTGTCAATGGTAAAAGCAGACAGTATTCCTCACAGTCCTCATTGATACACGACAGTGATGAGTCAAGTTATAAACTGCCACCAATAGTGCCTATGCAGGAACTAAACTCAAGCTCACCAAAAGCTTTAAACGGAATTATGTGA